In the genome of Oncorhynchus tshawytscha isolate Ot180627B unplaced genomic scaffold, Otsh_v2.0 Un_contig_4324_pilon_pilon, whole genome shotgun sequence, the window gggccatgcctcaggactcctgtctgtcccttcccctccccctgaggacctgagctctaggggccatgcctcaggactcctggctgtccctccccctttcccctgaGCTCTAGGGgggccatgcctcaggactcctggctgtccctcccccctgaggacctgagctctagagccatgcctcaggactcctgtctgtccctcccccttccccctgaGCTCTAGGGCCATGCCTCAGGGCTCCTGGCTGTCCCTCCCCCCCTTTCCCCTGAGCTCTagggccatgcctcaggactcCTGTCTGTCCCTTCCCCctgaggacctgagctctagggccatgcctcaggactcctgtctgtcccctccccctgaggacctgagctctagggccatgcctcaggactcctgtctgtcccttcccctccccctgaGGACCTGGGCTCTAGgggccatgcctcaggactcctggctgtccctcccccctccccttccccctgagctctagggccatgcctcaggactcctgtctgtccctccccctgaggacctgagctctagggccatgcctcaggactcctgtctgtcccttcccctcccccttcccctgaGCTCTAGGGCCATGCCTCAGGGCTCCTGGctgtccctccccctttcccctgaGCTCTagggccatgcctcaggactcctgtctgtcccttcccctcccccctgaggacctgagctctaggggccatgcctcaggactcctggctgtccctcccccctgaggacctgagctctagggccatgcctcaggactcctggctgtcccttcccctgaggacctgagctctagggccatgcctcaggactcctggctgtccctccctccccctgaggacctgagctctagggccatgcctcaggactccctgtcccctccccctgaggacctgagctctaggggccatgcctcaggactcctggctgtccctccccctgaggacctgagctctagggccatgcctcaggactcctgtctgtcccttcccctccccccctgaggacctgagctctaggggccatgcctcaggactcCTGTCTGCTCTAGGGCCTTCCCTCCCCCCctgaggacctgagctctagggccatgcctcaggactcctgtctgtccctccccctgaggacctgagctctaggggccatgcctcaggactcctggctgtcccttcccctccccctgaggacctgagctctagggccatgcctcaggactcctggctgtccctccCCCCCctgaggacctgagctctagggGCCATGGGCCATGCCTCCCCctgaggacctgagctctagggccatgcctcaggactcctggctgtccctccCCCTGACCTGAGCTCTagggccatgcctcaggactcctggctgtccctccCCCTGACCTGAGCTCTAGGAGATCAGGGcctaaaatgtatttcaattgactgatctccttatatgaactgtgactCAAAtcgtttaaattgttgcatgtaacttttatatttgtgttcagtatataaaGTTgattgagagagatgagagatggagagagaaagagatggagcgagagagagagagatggagcgagagagagagagatggagcgagagagagagatggagcgagagagagatggagcgagagagagacggagcgagagagagacggtccCCTCCCCtgagagagacggagcgagagagagacggagcgagagagagacggagagagagagagacggagcgagagagagacggagcgagagagagacggagcgagagagagacggagaaagagagagacggagcgagagagagacggagcgagagagagacagagagagagagacggagagagagagacggagcgtcCCTCCCCTGACTTTATATTTgtttcagtagagagagagagagagagagagacggagagagagagagacgattgagagagagagagagacggagagagagagagagagacggagagagagagagacggagagagagagagacagagagagagagagacggagagagagagagagagagagagacggagcgagagagagagagagacggagagagagagagacggagcgagagagagacggagcgagagagagacagagagagagagagacgaggagagagagagagagagagagagacggagcgagagagagagagagacgagagagagagagagagacggagagagacggagcgagacgagagagagacgagagagagacggagcgagacggagagacgagcgagagagagacggagcgagagagagagagagacagagcgagagagagagacagagcgagagagagagagagagagagcgacagagcgagagagagagacggagcgagagagagagagagacgagagagacggagagagaaagacggagcgagagagagcggagcgagagagagagagagagacggagcgagagagagagcgagagagagagagagacggagcaagagagagacagagcgagacagagagagagagagagagcagagagagagagacagagcgagagagagagacagagagagagagagagagacagagagagagagagagacggagcgagagagagagacggagcgagagagagagagacggagcgagagagagagagacggagcgagagagagagagacggagcagagagagagagagacggagcgagagagagagagacggagcgagagagagagagacagagagagagagagagagacggagcgagagagagacggagcgagagagacggagcgagagagagacggagcgagagagagagcgagagagagacggagcgagagagagacggagcgagagagagacggagcgagagagagacggagcgagagagagacggagcgagagagagacggagcgagagagagagagacggagcgagagagagacggagcgagagagagacgataCTCACACAGGTAGAAGGGTAGTTGGGGGTCCTGCAGGTGGCTCTTCACAAAGTGCCTCAGAGCAGCAACTGGACGGACAGTTGAAAACCACCTGGTTATTCCATCACATCTCTATGGTTCCAGTGTGATTATAATGGTTATTCCATCACATCTCTATGGTTCCAGTGTGATTCTAATGGTTATTCCATCACATCTCTATGGTTCCAGTGTGATTCTAATGTCAGATAGATATCAACTACCGGTCTTTAGAGTCAACACATAGTTACTAATACAAGGAGACAGaaggggatagaggaagagagagatctaCCTGTCTCTAGAGTCAACACATAGTTACTAATACaaggagacagaaagggagagagaagagagagagaaagagagagagaaagagagagatctacCTGTCTCTAGAGTCAACACATAGTTACTAATACAAGGAGACAGAaaggggatagaggaagagagagagaaagagagagatctacCTGTCTCTAGAGTCAACACATAGTTACTAATACaaggagacagaaagggagagaggaagagagagagaaagagagagggagagatctacCTGTCTCTAGAGTCAACACATAGTTACTAATACaaggagacagaaagggagagaggaagagagagagaagagagagagatctacctGTCTCTAGAGTCAACACATAGTTACTAATACaaggagacagaaagggagagaggaagagagagagaaagagagagggagagatctacCTGTCTCTAGAGGTCTGAAGAATCCCTGTAGAACACATCTGTCAGGGAACTGGACCCTCAGAACtacctggacacacacatacacacacacacacattattatatTGCTAATGTTACTGTAGTAACAGATTTAGGATCACTATTGGCATCCACCTCCAGGTTAGTGGTCGATTCCATGTAAATGTAGGAGAAATTCAAGGGTACACACACACGGGCGAACACACATTCACCCACACAACTCACTCGGGGGTATCTGTCCATCTTATCCTTCATCTGAGATTCTCTCAGAGCTTTAGTCATCAGAGGAGCCTCCTCTAGTACCCTcctaaagggagagaggagagagagaggggagagggagaggggggagaggtgagagaagggtgaggagagagaggtgagaagagagatgggagagaggagaggagagagatgggagagggagagagaaagagaggagagagaggagagggagagagaaagagagagaggagagagcaagagagatgatTTACAGttgactttttttgtgtgtgtgtgtgtgtgtgtgtgtgtgtgtgtgtgtgtgtgtgtgtgtgtgtgtgtgtgtgtgtgttagatcaCTGTGGTCAACGTAATTCTAGCCTTGATAATCTGTGTGGTGTCACACAGAGAACGGGGGAGGCAGACATCTCTTTTGAAGAAGACATCATAAAGAACCAATCAGGCGCACGCACATACCACACAGCAACGTTTCCCAGCATTCCCCACAGTCTCTCCCCAAAGCGTCTAATTAAGTCATTGGCATACTGTAATTTGAGTATATATATAAACCCATATAGAAGTTCCCTAACTGACTGCTTTCAGACCTTAACCATTAGAAGGTCAAAACTGACCCCAGATCTGCTCTTCTTACGTTTGTTTATACATGACATTGGGTTATCCTAACTCACCAAATCCAGGATGTCAAAACTGACCCCAGATCTGCTCATGACACGTAGCCAAGccgttaagagcattgggccagtagtaaccgaaaggtcgctggtttgaatccccaaacAGCCTAGATAAGAACATCTGtcaatgtgcctttgagcaaagcacttaaccctcgTCGCTCctataagtctctctggatcagagtgtctgctaaatgactcactaactgtaagtctctctggatcagagtgtctgctaaatgactcactaactgtaagtctctctggatcagagtgtctgctaaatgactcactaactgtaagtctctctgggaGAGTGTCTGGAGAAAGACTCACtaaactgtaagtctctctggatcagagtgtctgctaaatgactcactaactgtaagtctctctggatcagagtgtctgctaaatgactcactaactgtaagtctctctggatcagagtgtctgctaaatgactcactaactgtaagtctctctggatcagagtgtctgctaaatgacttactaactgtaagtctctctggatcagagtgtctgctaaatgactcactaactgtaagtgtctctggatcagagcgtctgctaaatgactcactaactgtaagtctctctggatcagagtgtctgctaaatgactcactaactgtaagtctctctggatcagagtgtctgctaaatgactcactaactgtaagtctctctggatcagagtgtctgctaaatgactcactaactgtaagtctctctggatcagagtgtctgctaaatgactcactaactgtaagtctctctggatcagagtgtctgctaaatgactcactaactgtaagtctctatggatcagagtgtctgctaaatgactcactaactgtaagtctctctggatcagagtgtctgctaaatgactcactaactgtaagtctctctggatcagagtgtctgctaaatgactcactaactaagtctctggatcagagtgtctgctaaatgactcactaactgtaagtctctctggatcagtgtctgctaaatgactcactaactaagtctctggatcagagtgtctgctaaatgactcactaactgtaagtctctctggatcagagtgtctgctaaatgactcaccaactgtaagtctctctggatcagtgtctgctaaatgactcactaactgtaagtctctggatcagagtgtctgctaaatgactcactaactgtaagtctctctggatcagagtgtctgctaaatgactcactaactgtaagtctctctggatcagagtgtctgctaaatgactcactaactgtaagtctctctggatcagagtgtctgctaaatgactcactaactgtaagtctctctggatcagagtgtctgctaaatgactcactaactgtaagtctctctggatcagagtgtctgctaaatgactcactaactgtaagtctctctggatcagagtgtctgctaaatgactcactaactgtaagtctctctggatcagagtgtctgctaaatgacttactaactgtaagtgtctctggatcagagcgtctgctaaatgactcactaactgtaagtctctctggatcagagtgtctgctaaatgactcactaactgtaagtctctctggatcagagtgtctgctaaatgactcactaactgtaagtctctctggatcagagtgtctgctaaatgactgtctctcctctcctcttcctctctctcagtctctcctctcctcttcctctctctcagtctctcctctccctcttcctctctctgtctctcctctcctcttcctctctcagtctctcctctcttctctctctcagtctctcctcccctcttcctctctctcagtctctcctcccctcttcctctctctcagtctctcctcccctcttcctctctctcagtctctcctcccctcttcctctctctgtctctcctctctgtctctcctcctctcttcctctctcagtctctcctcccctcttctctctcagtctctctcctcccctcttcctctctctcagtctctcctctctctgtctctcctccccctcttcctctctcagtctctcctcccctcttcctctctctcagtctctcctcccctcttcctctctcagtctctcctcccctcttcctctctcagtctctcctcccctcttcctctctcagtctctcctcccctctccctctctctgtctctcctctctcagtctctcctcccctcttcctctctcagtctctcctccctcttcctctctctcagtctctcctcccctcttcctctctcttgtctctcctctcctctctgtctctcctcccctcttcctctctctgtctctcctctctctgtctctcctcccctcttcctctctctcagtctctcctcccctcttcctctctcagtctctcctcccctcttcctctctctcagtctctcctctctgtctctcctcccctcttcctctctctgtctctcctcccctcttcctctctctgtctctcctcccctcttcctctctcagtctctcctcccctcttcctctctctgtctctcctcccctcttcctctctctgtctctcctctcctctcctctcctctgtctctctctcctctctctcagtctctcctctttctcagtctctcctctcctctctgtctctcctctcctcttcctctctctcagtctctcagtctctcctctcctctctctgtctctctgtctctctctcctctcctctcttctctcctcagttccacctctcctcttcctctctctgtctctcctcttcctctctgtctctcctctcctcttcctctctcagtctctcctctcctcttcccctctctctgtctcagtctctcctctttcagtctctcctcttcccctctctctgtctcagtctctcctcttcctctcctctctcctcagtcccACCTCTCACTCTTCAGCTGAGCGAAGCGTTTGCGGATGTCGTCCACAGTCACCTCAAAGAACTCGTCTGGCAAGTCCTGTTCGTTGCCGTAGCGATGCGCCCCAGAGTCCATGTGGTAGATCAGGGGTTCCCTGTCCACCGGCTGtcgaggagacagagagaggtgaggctTCTCAACGGCTGCAGACATGACAACAGTAGAAATGTGTATCTGTCTGACTAGGTTTCTACATAAACAATAGGGGAGACTCTCAACAGGCCTCTGAGTAAAAGACTGGGATTTCTCCATGGAAGTGTTTCGTTCATGACATGGTCCGTTCAGCCCATCAGAACAACATCAACCCCCATCAACGGTACCTGCAGAACCTCCTCTACCACGGCCCAGTCATCCTGTTTGGCACTGGCTTGGCGCtgagagatagaaacagaacaTCTAGAACATACCATCTATCATTCATGTATCTATTCACATAGATCAACAGAGTACATTGAGAAGACGTTGGGTTGGACCTACAGGTCTCACCTTGGCGTTGTTGGGTTTAGATTTCTTGGCTTTGGGCGGCCCGCCAACcattgatggtggtgatgatgatgatgctccTACACCGCTCACCCCCGGCCCCCCCAGCCTCTGACCCCCTCCAGAGAAAGGGATGAAGGGagcggagggaggagaggaagaggaggaaggatggACAGCGCACTGACCAGATGGTCctgccctctctccatccccctcttcctccctcttcactCCCCCGAAGGGACTGCTTTTAGGCCGCACCGCAATTTGGGAGTTTGTAACCACTTCCGCTTCCTGTTTGCCAGGAAGTGTGCTGCCAGCAGCCGAGGGGACGTGGACGGGGGCATCCGCAGTCTCAACCGGCCTGTCAGGGCTCTCCTTTTTGATTGAAGGCAGCGCTGCGCGCTCTGGTTGTGAGGGAGGCAGTCCGACGGGGGGTAAAGGGCGGGGCTTGGTTTCCTTGGCGACGGGATCTGTCGCCGTGGAAGCCGCCTCCATGCCGTCATCGTCTCCGTTGCCTGGCGATTTGGTCTTCTTCAGTAAAAACCTGTAGAACGGCAGAGAGGAACGACATCATCTACatactcatcaccaccacccttCCCAATCAGTGGCAGTGCATTAATGTCTGCTGTAATGGTGAGGATATGTTGAGGATATGTTGAGGATATGTTGTGGATATGTTGAGGATATGTTGAGGATATGTTGAGGATATGTTGAGGATATGTTGAGGATATGTTGAGGATATGTTGAGGATATGTTGAGGATATGTTGTGGATATGTTGAGGATATGTTGAGGATATGTTGAGGATATGTTGTGGATATGTTGAGGATATGTTGTGGATATGTTGAGGATATGTTGAGGATATGTTGTGGATATGTTGAGGATATGTTGAGGACATGTTGAGGATATGTTGAGGATATGTTGTGGATATGTTGAGGATATGTTGAGGACATGTTGAggacatgttgtggatatgttgaGGACATGTTCtggacatgttgtggatatgttgtGGATATGTTGAGGATATGTTGAGGATATGTTGTGGATATGTTGTGGATATGTTGTGGATATGTTGTGGATATGTTGTGGATATGTTGTGGATATGTTGTGGATATGTTGTGGATATGTTGTGGATATGTTGAGGATATGTTGTGGATATGTTGTGGATATGTTGTGGATATGTTGTGGATATGTTGTGGATATGTTGAGGAGGAACCAACCTGACTATGGCACTTCCTCCTGTGAGTCCCAGAGACTTCagactggccttctttagagcTGCCTCACCACTCACCTAAACACACCCCTCCAGTATCAATGTCCTCATTACACTCTGatcaacacccccccccccccgtgTCAGTGTCCTCATTACACTCTGATCAACACCCCCATATCAGTGTCCTCATTATACTCTGATCAACACCCCCCGTATCAATGTCCCCATTACACTCTGATAAACCCCCCTGTATCAATGTCCTCATTACACTCTGatcaacaccccccccccatatCAGTGTCCTCATCACACTCTGATCAACACCCCACCCCTCCGTATCAATGTCCTCATCACACTCTGATCAACACCCCACCCCCCCGTATCAATGTCCTCATCACACTCTgatcaacacacacagacagatggagagagagaaggagataccATACCTCATCTCTCATGTAAACACAGACAGGAGTGGAACCTGATTCAGACAACTCAGATGCTCtgtagagaagaagagagagaggaggaggagagagaagaagagagagaggaggaggagagagaagaagagtgagaggaggaggagagagaagaagagtgagaggaggaggagagagaacaaaataGGGATTCTGTGattcaaaacaaacacacacctggGTGGTCTCACCTGTCTGGTGTTAAGTGAGTCTACGTGTGAGcaactgtgtttgtgtggtgtgtggtgtgtgtgtgtggtgtgtgtgtgtggtgtgtgtgtgcggtgtgtgtgtgcggtgtgtgtgtgtgtgtgtgtgtgtgtttggtgtgtgtgtttggtgtgtgtgtgtctccattaAAAACCACTGAACCATAACTGTATCAATGCAGGTCGTCTCCTAAACACAGTAACTTCTCCCTGGCTTGTTGTTCCCCCAGATTCCCGGGCGGACCGGAGCCGACATTCATTCTGGAAGCTTCCGTGGCAAAGATTTATTGATGATGTCATCACAGAGAAGAGGAAAGGGGTGACGGACAGACAGCTGGTCTCAAAGAGAGTAGGGCCCTAGTAAATGATGATGTCATCACAGAGAAGACGAAAGGGGTGACGGACAGACAGCTGGTCTCACAGAGAGTAGGGCCCTAGTAAATGATGATGTCATCACAGAGAAGACGAAAGGGGTGACGGACAGACAGCTGGTCTCACAGAGAGTAGGGCCCTAGTAAATGATGATGTCATCACAGAGAAGACGAAAGGGGTGACGGACAGACAGCTGGTCTCACAGAGAGTAGGGCCCAAGTAAATGATGATGTCATCACAGAGAAGACGAAAGGGGTGACGGACAGACAGCTGGTCTCACAGAGAGTAGGGCCCAAGTAAATGATGATGTCATCACAGAGAGTAGGGCCCAAGTAAATGATGATGTCATCACAGAGAAGACGAAAGGGGTGACGGACAGACAGCTGGTCTCACAGAGAGTAGGGCCCTAGTAAATGATGATGTCATCACAGAGAAGACGAAAGGGGTGACGGACAGACAGCTGGTCTCAAAGAGAGTAGGGCCCAAGTAAATGATGATGTCATCAAAGAGAGTAGGGCCCAAGTAAATGATGATGTCATCACAGAGAAGACGAAAGGGGTGACGGACAGACAGCTGGTCTCACAGAGAGTAGGGCCCTAGTAAATGATGATGTCATCACAGAGAAGACGAAAGGGGTGACGGACAGACAGCTGGTCTCACAGAGAGTAGGGCCCTAGTAAATGATGATGTCATCACAGAAAGTAGGGCCCTAGTAAATGATGATGTCATCACAGAGAGTAGGGCCCTAGTAAATGATGATGTCATCAcagagagtaaatgtcatttatTTGCGTAATTCCGTTGACTTTCTTTCCTAAATTCTGTTTTCTCCGCGTTGCTTTTCCAGGTTTCCGATTTCAAAAACAACTACGTTGGATGTTCAGTCCACAACGAGgcttaaaccacatcagaagACCACTTTTAAGGTCTGGGGAAAATAGAAGAAATGTAGATTTTtgggtgtagttaccctttaatgtCAGTGATCACCAGGaagagaccgctgtccactacactaagagaccgctgtccactacactaagagaccgctgtccactacactaagagaccgctgtccactacactaagagaccgctgtccactacactgagagaccgctgtccactacactaagagaccgctgtccactacactaagagaccgctgtccactacactaagagaccgctgtccactacactgagagaccgctgtccactacactgagagaccgctgtccactacactaagagaccgctgtccactacactaagagaccgctgtccactacactGAGAGaccctgtccactacactaagagaccgctgtccactacactaagagaccgctgtccactacactaagagaccgctgtccactacactaagtgaccgctgtccactacactGAGAGACCCCTGTCCACTACACTGagagaccgctgtccactacactgagagaccgctgtccactacactaagagaccgctgtccactacactaagagaccgctgtccactacactgagagaccgctgtccactacactgagagaccgctgtccactacactgagagaccgctgtccactacactaagagaccgctgtccactacactaagagaccgctgtccactacactGAGAGACCCCTGTCCACTACACTGagagaccgctgtccactacactgagagaccgctgtccactacactgagagaccgctgtccactacactgagagaccgctgtccactacactgagagaccgctgtccactacactgagagaccgctgtccactacactgagagaccgctgtccactacactgagagaccgctgtccactacactaagagaccgctgtccactacactacactaagagaccgttgtccactacactaagagaccgctgtccactacactaagagaccgctgtccactacactaagagaccgctgtccactacactacaagagaccgctgtccactacactaagagaccgctgtccactacactaagagaccgctgtccactacactaagagaccgctgtccactacactaagagaccgctgtccactacactaagagaccgctgtccactacactaagagaccgctgtccactacactaagagaccgctgtccactacactaagagaccgttGTCCACTACACTAAAAGACCGAGACACCGagagaccgctgtccactacactaagagaccgctgtccactacaccaagagaccgctgtccactacactaagagaccgctgtccactacactaagagaccgctgtccactacactaagagaccgctgtccactacactaagagaccgctgtccactacactaagagaccgctgtccactacactaagagaccgctgtccactacactgagagaccg includes:
- the aspscr1 gene encoding tether containing UBX domain for GLUT4, whose amino-acid sequence is MAASTTVTVLTPNGRRQTVKISPNTPLLQVLEDVCKKHGINPDDHGLKFQRNVLDLSLQWRFASVPNNAKLEVVTSTRKQTGADSPVRIALQMEDGTRLQGTFSSGQTLWELLTHFPQTRASELSESGSTPVCVYMRDEVSGEAALKKASLKSLGLTGGSAIVRFLLKKTKSPGNGDDDGMEAASTATDPVAKETKPRPLPPVGLPPSQPERAALPSIKKESPDRPVETADAPVHVPSAAGSTLPGKQEAEVVTNSQIAVRPKSSPFGGVKREEEGDGERAGPSGQCAVHPSSSSSPPSAPFIPFSGGGQRLGGPGVSGVGASSSSPPSMVGGPPKAKKSKPNNAKRQASAKQDDWAVVEEVLQPVDREPLIYHMDSGAHRYGNEQDLPDEFFEVTVDDIRKRFAQLKSERRVLEEAPLMTKALRESQMKDKMDRYPRVVLRVQFPDRCVLQGFFRPLETVAALRHFVKSHLQDPQLPFYLFIAPPKTILEDPTATLFQADLFPAALVYFGSDVKTESYLQRHLLDSSVSALQADEAIAGCMPRSSPPSSFSSMVTEEPLPDPLAGTREIEEEEEPNTHSQATKPVRTDTGKVPKWLKLPGKK